From the genome of Malus sylvestris chromosome 6, drMalSylv7.2, whole genome shotgun sequence, one region includes:
- the LOC126626901 gene encoding hydroquinone glucosyltransferase-like: protein MALDTQGHSGGSRHHHHHKLLKPPHVAIVPTPGIGHLTPLIELAKRLVVHHNISVTFIIPNDGSLLTPQKKVLEAVSSLSISYVFLPPVTFDDLPDDIRMETKIGLTMTRSLSALRDSVRVLNESTRLVSLIVDVFGVDAFDVAVEFQVSPYIFFPTSAMGLLLIFHMPHLHETTSCQYRDMPEPVQLPGCVPLHGRDFPDPLQDRTNPAYKALNHMCKKYGSAAGIMVNSFVDLEPGAFKALKEQGRGIPPVFPVGPVIKTGSIDGIDGNECLRWLDKQPNGSVLFVSFGSGGTLSQEQLNELALGLELSGHRFIWVVKSPNETMKNASFFSVQGEENPLGFLPNGFLERTKDVGLVVPTWAPQVEVLNHRSTGAFLTHCGWNSTLESIVHGVPLIAWPLYAEQKMNKVLLVDGLKVALGVKENKKGIVESQDVATYVRDLIEGDEGKLLRKKMEEYKEAAKLALAEEGSSTKSLAEVAQIWKGLKN, encoded by the coding sequence ATGGCATTAGACACCCAAGGCCATAGCGGCGGcagccgccaccaccaccaccacaaactGCTCAAGCCACCCCATGTAGCCATTGTCCCAACCCCGGGCATAGGTCACCTCACTCCCCTCATCGAGTTAGCCAAACGACTCGTCGTCCATCACAACATCTCCGTCACATTCATCATCCCGAACGACGGGTCGCTTTTGACACCCCAAAAGAAGGTCCTCGAAGCGGTCAGTTCTCTTTCCATTTCGTACGTCTTCCTCCCACCGGTGACCTTCGACGACCTCCCTGATGACATCAGGATGGAGACCAAGATCGGTCTCACTATGACTCGGTCCCTCTCGGCTCTCCGGGACTCAGTAAGGGTACTAAACGAGTCAACTCGGCTAGTGTCACTTATTGTTGATGTTTTTGGTGTGGACGCTTTTGATGTCGCCgttgaattccaagtgtctccTTATATATTTTTCCCCACTAGTGCTATGGGATTGTTGCTTATATTTCATATGCCACACCTTCATGAGACAACTTCTTGTCAGTATAGGGACATGCCTGAACCGGTCCAACTCCCTGGCTGTGTGCCACTTCATGGTCGAGATTTCCCGGATCCGCTTCAGGATAGGACCAACCCGGCCTACAAAGCTTTGAATCACATGTGCAAGAAGTATGGTTCGGCTGCCGGGATCATGGTCAATAGCTTTGTGGATTTGGAACCGGGTGCTTTTAAGGCTCTCAAGGAACAAGGGAGAGGTATTCCACCGGTTTTTCCGGTTGGACCGGTGATAAAAACCGGTTCAATAGATGGGATCGATGGGAATGAGTGTTTGAGGTGGCTTGATAAGCAGCCCAATGGGTCagttttatttgtttcatttgGGAGTGGTGGGACTCTCTCACAAGAGCAACTGAATGAGTTGGCCTTGGGTCTTGAATTGAGTGGGCATAGATTTATTTGGGTTGTCAAGAGTCCAAACGAGACAATGAAGAATGCTTCTTTTTTTAGCGTCCAAGGTGAAGAGAACCCGCTTGGGTTTCTACCAAACGGGTTTCTTGAGAGAACAAAAGATGTGGGTCTAGTTGTGCCGACGTGGGCCCCACAGGTCGAAGTGCTGAATCACAGGTCAACGGGCGCGTTTTTGACCCATTGCGGGTGGAACTCGACACTAGAGAGCATCGTGCATGGTGTGCCTCTGATTGCTTGGCCGCTCTATGCAGAGCAAAAGATGAATAAGGTGCTTCTAGTTGACGGTTTGAAAGTTGCATTGGGGGTTAAGGAGAATAAGAAGGGAATAGTGGAAAGCCAAGATGTTGCTACTTATGTTAGGGACCTCATTGAAGGAGATGAAGGAAAATTGCTAAGGAAGAAGATGGAAGAGTATAAAGAGGCTGCCAAATTGGCTTTGGCAGAAGAAGGGTCGTCTACCAAGTCACTTGCTGAGGTTGCTCAAATATGGAAGGGACTCAAGAACTAA
- the LOC126625540 gene encoding hydroquinone glucosyltransferase-like: MWLINIYIYIRGRGIPPVFPVGPVIKTGSIDGIDGNECLRWLDKLPNGSVLFVSFGSGGTLSQEQLNELALGLELSGYRFIWVVKSPNETMKNASFFSVQGEENPLGFLPNGFLERTKDVGLVVPTWAPQVEVLNHRSTGAFLTHCGWNSTLESIVHGVPLIAWPLYVEQKMNKVLLVDGLRVALGVKENKKGIVESQDVATYVRDLFEGDEGKLLRKKMEEYKEAAKLALAEEWSSTKSLVEVAQIWKGLKN; encoded by the coding sequence ATGTGGTtaatcaacatatatatatatataagagggAGAGGTATTCCACCGGTTTTTCCGGTTGGACCGGTGATAAAAACCGGTTCAATAGATGGGATCGATGGGAATGAGTGTTTGAGGTGGCTTGATAAGCTACCCAATGGGTCagttttatttgtttcatttgGGAGTGGTGGGACTCTCTCACAAGAGCAGCTGAATGAGTTGGCCTTGGGTCTTGAATTGAGTGGGTATAGATTTATTTGGGTTGTCAAGAGTCCAAACGAGACAATGAAGAATGCTTCTTTTTTTAGCGTCCAAGGCGAAGAGAACCCGCTTGGGTTTCTACCAAACGGGTTTCTTGAGAGAACAAAAGATGTGGGTCTAGTTGTGCCGACGTGGGCCCCACAGGTCGAAGTGCTGAATCACAGGTCAACGGGCGCGTTTTTGACCCATTGCGGGTGGAACTCGACATTAGAAAGCATCGTGCATGGTGTGCCTCTGATTGCTTGGCCGCTCTATGTAGAGCAAAAGATGAATAAGGTGCTACTAGTTGATGGTTTAAGAGTTGCATTGGGGGTCAAGGAGAATAAGAAGGGAATAGTGGAGAGCCAAGACGTTGCTACTTATGTTAGGGACCTCTTTGAAGGAGATGAAGGAAAATTGCTAAGGAAGAAGATGGAAGAGTATAAAGAGGCTGCCAAATTGGCTTTGGCAGAAGAATGGTCGTCTACCAAGTCACTTGTTGAGGTTGCTCAAATATGGAAGGGACTCAAGAACTAA